A region from the Lolium perenne isolate Kyuss_39 chromosome 4, Kyuss_2.0, whole genome shotgun sequence genome encodes:
- the LOC127294763 gene encoding uncharacterized protein isoform X1, whose translation MRSPSARGKSAATGPGKREGELWLFSLPRAPFAMCILSRAAGLANTSSLLSPTRPSPTNRCTSPAALLVPRRPDEVRRLVRLTFVRPPLIMPSCFLWDYIKVLRCCCRLLLRLFLWRKPLSQLRRMQQAIRRMSE comes from the exons ATGCGGTCGCCCAGCGCGAGGGGGAAGTCGGCGGCGACCGGCCCTGGCAAGCGCGAGGGGGAATTGTGGCTATTCTCTCTTCCCCGTGCGCCCTTTGCGATGTGCATCCTCTCCCGAGCGGCCGGTCTCGCCAACACCTCGTCCCTGCTCTCCCCTACGCGGCCAAGCCCGACCAACCGCTGCACATCGCCAGCAGCGCTGCTGGTGCCGCGGCGGCCGGACGAGGTGCGGCGCCTCGTCAGGCTCACATTCGTGCGCCCGCCACTCATCATGCCGTCCTGCTTCCTCTGGGACTACATTAAG gTTCTACGTTGCTGCTGCAGGCTATTGTTGCGACTGTTTCTTTG GCGCAAACCATTGTCACAGCTCAGGCGGATGCAGCAGGCAATAAGAAGAATGTCTGAATAA
- the LOC127294763 gene encoding uncharacterized protein isoform X2: MRSPSARGKSAATGPGKREGELWLFSLPRAPFAMCILSRAAGLANTSSLLSPTRPSPTNRCTSPAALLVPRRPDEVRRLVRLTFVRPPLIMPSCFLWDYIKVDFICKTNTTTD; the protein is encoded by the exons ATGCGGTCGCCCAGCGCGAGGGGGAAGTCGGCGGCGACCGGCCCTGGCAAGCGCGAGGGGGAATTGTGGCTATTCTCTCTTCCCCGTGCGCCCTTTGCGATGTGCATCCTCTCCCGAGCGGCCGGTCTCGCCAACACCTCGTCCCTGCTCTCCCCTACGCGGCCAAGCCCGACCAACCGCTGCACATCGCCAGCAGCGCTGCTGGTGCCGCGGCGGCCGGACGAGGTGCGGCGCCTCGTCAGGCTCACATTCGTGCGCCCGCCACTCATCATGCCGTCCTGCTTCCTCTGGGACTACATTAAG GTCGATTTTATTTGCAAAACAAACACTACCACAGATTGA